The Euleptes europaea isolate rEulEur1 chromosome 19, rEulEur1.hap1, whole genome shotgun sequence genome includes a window with the following:
- the LOC130491726 gene encoding lysophosphatidic acid receptor 6-like: protein MERPANVTPANASSECLLQADFQYSVFPAVYSTVFVLGLLENMAAFYLLTCKTAGAPRSFVYLINLAVVDTMFVCVLPFRVHYHLNRNDWVFSDLACAVTGSMYFVNIYLSMAFFTCICVDRYVAVLHPFTYIRIKGVHYGIVSALLWGVAVGVALPLVLGGPLTSHKSNRTACFESFGAGSWRGRMVPYNVCALVFGFAIPFVVILVSYPLIARRISRIPRSARKRKALGTIYLILLICITCFLPYHLTHLLHFLMRAGLIQNCRFATFIYQMRRVTLALVSFNCCLNPILYYFTSAGKRWRCQLPFQTRATKVYTISGRRNCRLPCARQVQQLDVDELKLSRRLQQLGGP, encoded by the coding sequence ATGGAGAGGCCAGCCAATGTGACGCCGGCCAACGCCAGTTCCGAGTGCCTCCTTCAAGCGGACTTCCAGTATTCCGTCTTCCCTGCCGTCTACAGCACGGTCTTCGTTTTGGGCCTGCTGGAAAACATGGCAGCCTTCTACCTCCTGACCTGCAAGACGGCCGGTGCCCCCCGTTCCTTTGTCTACCTCATCAACTTGGCCGTGGTGGACACCATGTTCGTCTGCGTCCTGCCGTTCAGGGTCCACTACCACCTCAACCGCAACGACTGGGTCTTCAGCGACCTGGCCTGCGCTGTCACCGGCAGCATGTACTTTGTCAACATCTACCTCAGCATGGCCTTCTTCACCTGCATCTGCGTCGACCGCTACGTGGCGGTCCTCCACCCTTTCACATACATCAGAATCAAGGGCGTGCACTACGGGATAGTCTCCGCCCTCCTCTGGGGGGTAGCGGTGGGCGTTGCCCTGCCGCTGGTCCTGGGGGGGCCTTTGACCTCCCACAAGAGCAACAGGACAGCCTGTTTCGAAAGCTTTGGGGCGGGCAGCTGGAGGGGGCGGATGGTGCCTTACAACGTCTGCGCCCTGGTGTTCGGCTTCGCCATTCCCTTCGTGGTAATCTTGGTCAGCTACCCATTGATCGCCAGACGCATCTCCCGCATCCCCCGCAGTGCCCGCAAGAGGAAAGCCCTGGGGACCATCTACCTGATCCTCCTCATCTGCATAACCTGCTTCCTCCCCTATCACCTCACCCACCTGCTCCACTTCCTGATGCGGGCCGGCCTCATCCAGAACTGCCGCTTTGCCACCTTCATTTACCAAATGCGCCGGGTCACCTTAGCGCTGGTCAGCTTCAACTGCTGCCTGAATCCCATTCTTTACTACTTCACTTCGGCTGGCAAGCGGTGGCGCTGCCAGCTACCTTTCCAAACCAGGGCCACCAAGGTCTACACCATCAGCGGCAGACGGAACTGCAGGCTCCCATGTGCTCGCCAAGTGCAGCAACTGGACGTGGATGAGTTGAAGTTGTCGAGAAGGTTGCAGCAGCTTGGCGGACCTTAA